The Ovis aries strain OAR_USU_Benz2616 breed Rambouillet chromosome 11, ARS-UI_Ramb_v3.0, whole genome shotgun sequence genome window below encodes:
- the UNC13D gene encoding protein unc-13 homolog D isoform X1, giving the protein MATLFSRPQRRPPLLRQAIKIRRRGVRDLQDPRPPRAQEIEPSSHHLSPEERALLYEEALYTVLYRLGQPEPNHVGESSELLRYLQEAFRMEPEEHQQMLKRVQQLEKPVFCLKATVKQAKGILGKDVSGFSDPYCLLGIEQGMTVSGGSPGLRRRQKAVVRHTIPEEQTHRTQVVTQTLNPVWDETFILEFEDISNASFHLDMWDMDAVESVRQKLGELTDLHGLRRIFKEARKEKGQDDFLGNVVLRLQDLRCREDHWYPLEPCTDTYPDRGQCHLQFQFIHKRRATKASRSQPSYTVHLHLLQQLVSHEVTQHQAGSTSWDGSLSSQAATILFLHATQKDLSDFHRSLAQWLAYSRLYQSLEFPSSCLLFPITSIEYQWIQGRLKAEQLEELASSFSSLLAYGLSLIRRFRSVFPLSVPDSPARLQSLLRVLVQMCKMKAFGELCPDSAPLPSLVTEALRAGTVGWFHLKQQHHQPMVQGLLEMGKALLSLVQDIIGDLHQCQRMWNKIFHNVLKIDLFSMAFLELQWLVAKRVQDYIAMVGGSVTPEVGESLFQLYVSLKELYQLGPHPSERDGVLALEGFHRWFQPAIPSWLQKTYSVALARVQRAVQMDQLVPLGELTKHSTSAVDLSTCFAQISHTARQLDWPDPEEAFMITVKFVEDTCRLALVYCSLIKARAQELSAGQDQGQAANMLCVVVNDMEQLRLVIGKLPTQLAWEALEQRVGAVLEQEQLQNTLHAQLQGALAGLGHEIRTGVRTLAKQLEAGIAKHIQKLVGIRESVLPEDAILPLMKFLEVKLCYMNTNLVQENFSSLLSLLWTHTLSVLAEVAASQRSCPLACSRLKFALQNLEICFYAEGCGLPPEALHTATFQALQRDLELQAASSRELVSKYFCCRLEQQAATTSEELGAVTVKASYRPSEQKLRVELLSASNLLPLDSNGSSDPFVQLTLEPRHEFPELAPRETQKHKKDLHPLFDETFEFLVPAEPCQKDGACLLLTVLDHDRLGTDDLEGEAFLPLRSVPGLTGMEEPGEVPQTRLPLTYPAPNGDLILQLLESRKGDREAQAFVRLRRQRAKQASHQHSLQPGR; this is encoded by the exons ATCGAGCCTTCATCCCACCACTTGTCGCCTGAGGAG CGGGCCCTGCTCTACGAGGAAGCTCTCTACACCGTCCTGTACCGGCTGGGGCAGCCAGAGCCCAACCATGTGGGGGAGTCCTCCGAGCTGCTGCGGTACCTGCAGGAG GCCTTCCGCATGGAGCCCGAGGAGCATCAGCAGATGCTAAAGCGCGTCCAGCAGCTGGAG AAACCAGTCTTTTGTCTGAAAGCAACGGTGAAACAAGCTAAGGGTATCCTGGGCAAGGATGTCAGCG ggttCAGTGACCCCTACTGCCTGCTGGGCATCGAGCAGGGGATGACAGTGTCCGGGGGCAGCCCAGGCCTCCGGCGCCGGCAGAAGGCCGTGGTGAGGCACACCATCCCCGAAGAGCAGACGCACCGCACCCAGGTCGTCACCCAGACCCTCAACCCTGTGTGGGACGAGACGTTCATCCT AGAGTTTGAGGACATAAGCAACGCCAGCTTTCATCTGGACATGTG GGACATGGACGCCGTGGAGTCCGTCAGACAGAAGCTCGGGGAGCTCACAGACCTGCATGGGCTGCGAAG GATATTTAAGGAGGCCCGGAAGGAAAAAGGCCAGGACGACTTCCTGGGGAACGTAGTTCTCAGACTACAG GACCTGCGCTGCCGGGAGGATCACTGGTACCCCCTGGAGCCCTGCACGGACACCTACCCGGACCGCGGCCAGTGTCACCTCCAGTTCCAGTTTATCCACAAGCGG AGAGCCACCAAGGCCAGCCGCTCCCAGCCCAGCTACACagtccacctccacctcctgcaGCAGCTGGTGTCCCATGAGGTCACCCAGCACCAG GCTGGCAGCACCTCCTGGGACGGGTCATTGAGCTCCCAGGCGGCCACCATTCTCTTCCTCCATGCCACGCAGAAGGACCTGTCGGACTTCCACCGGTCCCTGGC GCAGTGGCTGGCCTACAGCCGTCTCTACCAGAGCTTGGAGTTCCCTAGCAGCTGCCTCCTGTTCCCCATCACCAGCATCGAGTACCAGTGGATCCAGGGCCGGCTCAAGGCCGAGCAG CTGGAGGAGCTGGCCAGCTCGTTCAGCTCCCTGCTGGCCTATGGCCTCTCCCTCATCCGGAGGTTCCGGTCTGTCTTCCCCCTCTCGGTGCCTGACTCCCCAGCCCGGCTGCAGTCCCTTCTCAG GGTCCTGGTACAGATGTGCAAGATGAAGGCCTTTGGGGAACTGTGCCCAGACAGCGCTCCCCTGCCCAGCCTGGTGACTGAGGCACTGCGG GCTGGCACCGTGGGATGGTTCCACCTGAAGCAGCAGCACCATCAGCCCATGGTGCAG GGGCTGCTGGAGATGGGCAAGGCGTTACTGAGCCTGGTACAGGACATCATTGGGGACCTGCACCAGTGCCAGCGCATGTGGAACAAGATCTTCCATAA CGTACTCAAGATCGACCTCTTCTCTATGGCTTTCCTGGAGCTGCAGTGGCTG GTGGCCAAGCGGGTGCAAGACTACATCGCGATGGTGGGCGGCTCGGTGACCCCGGAGGTAGGCGAGAGCCTGTTCCAGCTCTACGTCAGCCTCAAGGAGCTCTACCAGCTGGGCCCGCACCCCTCGGAGAG GGATGGCGTCCTGGCCCTGGAAGGCTTCCACCGCTGGTTCCAGCCGGCCATCCCGTCCTGGCTGCAAAAAACCTACAGTGTAGCCCTGGCGCGCGTGCAGCGCGCGGTACAGATGGACCAG CTGGTGCCCCTGGGGGAACTGACCAAGCATAGCACCTCCGCTGTGGATCTGTCCACCTGCTTCGCCCAGATCAGCCACACCGCCCGGCAGCTGGACTGGCCTGACCCGGAGGAGGCCTTCATGATCACTGTCAAGTTTGTGGAG gaCACCTGTCGGCTGGCCCTGGTGTACTGCAGCCTTATAAAGGCCCGTGCCCAGGAGCTCTCTGCAGGCCAGGACCAAGGCCAGGCGGCTAACATG CTGTGCGTGGTGGTGAATGACATGGAGCAGCTGCGGCTGGTGATCGGCAAGCTGCCCACCCAGCTGGCGTGGGAGGCGTTGGAGCAGCGGGTGGGGGCTGTGCTGGAGCAGGAGCAGCTGCAGAACACGCTGCATGCCCAGCTGCAGGGCGCCCTGGCTGGGCTGGGCCATGAGATCCGAACCGGCGTCCGCACCTTGGCCAAGCAG CTGGAGGCGGGCATTGCCAAGCATATCCAGAAACTCGTGGGCATCAGGGAGTCCGTCCTGCCTGAAGAC GCCATTCTGCCTCTGATGAAGTTCCTGGAGGTGAAGCTCTGCTACATGAACACCAACTTGGTGCAGGAGAACTTCAGCAG CCTCCTGAGTCTGCTCTGGACACACACGCTCTCGGTGCTGGCGGAGGTGGCTGCCTCCCAGCGGAGCTGCCCCCTGGCCTGTAGCAGGCTGAAGTTTGCACTACAG AACCTGGAGATCTGCTTCTACGCAGAGGGCTGTGGCCTGCCGCCCGAGGCCCTGCACACCGCCACCTTTCAG GCTCTGCAGAGGGACCTGGAGCTGCAGGCGGCCTCCAGTCGGGAGCTCGTCAGCAAGTACTTCTGCTGCCGCCTCGAGCAGCAG GCAGCAACCACCTCCGAGGAGCTCGGGGCCGTCACCGTTAAGGCCTCCTACCGCCCCTCCGAGCAGAAGCTGCGTGTGGAGCTGCTCAGCGCCTCCAACCTACTGCCCCTGGACTCCAATG GCTCCAGCGACCCCTTTGTCCAGCTGACCTTGGAACCCAGGCATGAGTTCCCTGAGCTGGCCCCCCGGGAGACCCAAAAGCACAAGAAGGACCTTCACCCTCTGTTTGATGAGACCTTTGAATT CCTGGTGCCTGCTGAGCCATGCCAGAAGGACGGGGCGTGCCTCCTGCTCACGGTGCTGGACCACGACAGGCTGGGGACTGATGACCTGGAGGGGGAGGCCTTCCTGCCACTGCGCTCCGTGCCCGGCCTGacagggatggaggaacctggcgaAGTGCCTCAGACCCGCCTGCCCCTCACCTACCCTGCACCCAACG GGGATCTGATCCTGCAGCTGCTGGAGAGCCGGAAGGGTGACCGAGAGGCCCAGGCGTTTGTGCGGCTGCGGCGGCAGCGAGCCAAGCAGGCCTCCCACCAGCACAGCCTGCAGCCGGGGCGGTAG
- the UNC13D gene encoding protein unc-13 homolog D isoform X3: protein MATLFSRPQRRPPLLRQAIKIRRRGVRDLQDPRPPRAQEIEPSSHHLSPEERALLYEEALYTVLYRLGQPEPNHVGESSELLRYLQEAFRMEPEEHQQMLKRVQQLEKPVFCLKATVKQAKGILGKDVSGFSDPYCLLGIEQGMTVSGGSPGLRRRQKAVVRHTIPEEQTHRTQVVTQTLNPVWDETFILEFEDISNASFHLDMWDMDAVESVRQKLGELTDLHGLRRIFKEARKEKGQDDFLGNVVLRLQDLRCREDHWYPLEPCTDTYPDRGQCHLQFQFIHKRRATKASRSQPSYTVHLHLLQQLVSHEVTQHQAGSTSWDGSLSSQAATILFLHATQKDLSDFHRSLAQWLAYSRLYQSLEFPSSCLLFPITSIEYQWIQGRLKAEQLEELASSFSSLLAYGLSLIRRFRSVFPLSVPDSPARLQSLLRVLVQMCKMKAFGELCPDSAPLPSLVTEALRAGTVGWFHLKQQHHQPMVQGLLEMGKALLSLVQDIIGDLHQCQRMWNKIFHNVLKIDLFSMAFLELQWLVAKRVQDYIAMVGGSVTPEVGESLFQLYVSLKELYQLGPHPSERDGVLALEGFHRWFQPAIPSWLQKTYSVALARVQRAVQMDQLVPLGELTKHSTSAVDLSTCFAQISHTARQLDWPDPEEAFMITVKFVEDTCRLALVYCSLIKARAQELSAGQDQGQAANMLCVVVNDMEQLRLVIGKLPTQLAWEALEQRVGAVLEQEQLQNTLHAQLQGALAGLGHEIRTGVRTLAKQLEAGIAKHIQKLVGIRESVLPEDAILPLMKFLEVKLCYMNTNLVQENFSSLLSLLWTHTLSVLAEVAASQRSCPLACSRLKFALQNLEICFYAEGCGLPPEALHTATFQAATTSEELGAVTVKASYRPSEQKLRVELLSASNLLPLDSNGSSDPFVQLTLEPRHEFPELAPRETQKHKKDLHPLFDETFEFLVPAEPCQKDGACLLLTVLDHDRLGTDDLEGEAFLPLRSVPGLTGMEEPGEVPQTRLPLTYPAPNGDLILQLLESRKGDREAQAFVRLRRQRAKQASHQHSLQPGR from the exons ATCGAGCCTTCATCCCACCACTTGTCGCCTGAGGAG CGGGCCCTGCTCTACGAGGAAGCTCTCTACACCGTCCTGTACCGGCTGGGGCAGCCAGAGCCCAACCATGTGGGGGAGTCCTCCGAGCTGCTGCGGTACCTGCAGGAG GCCTTCCGCATGGAGCCCGAGGAGCATCAGCAGATGCTAAAGCGCGTCCAGCAGCTGGAG AAACCAGTCTTTTGTCTGAAAGCAACGGTGAAACAAGCTAAGGGTATCCTGGGCAAGGATGTCAGCG ggttCAGTGACCCCTACTGCCTGCTGGGCATCGAGCAGGGGATGACAGTGTCCGGGGGCAGCCCAGGCCTCCGGCGCCGGCAGAAGGCCGTGGTGAGGCACACCATCCCCGAAGAGCAGACGCACCGCACCCAGGTCGTCACCCAGACCCTCAACCCTGTGTGGGACGAGACGTTCATCCT AGAGTTTGAGGACATAAGCAACGCCAGCTTTCATCTGGACATGTG GGACATGGACGCCGTGGAGTCCGTCAGACAGAAGCTCGGGGAGCTCACAGACCTGCATGGGCTGCGAAG GATATTTAAGGAGGCCCGGAAGGAAAAAGGCCAGGACGACTTCCTGGGGAACGTAGTTCTCAGACTACAG GACCTGCGCTGCCGGGAGGATCACTGGTACCCCCTGGAGCCCTGCACGGACACCTACCCGGACCGCGGCCAGTGTCACCTCCAGTTCCAGTTTATCCACAAGCGG AGAGCCACCAAGGCCAGCCGCTCCCAGCCCAGCTACACagtccacctccacctcctgcaGCAGCTGGTGTCCCATGAGGTCACCCAGCACCAG GCTGGCAGCACCTCCTGGGACGGGTCATTGAGCTCCCAGGCGGCCACCATTCTCTTCCTCCATGCCACGCAGAAGGACCTGTCGGACTTCCACCGGTCCCTGGC GCAGTGGCTGGCCTACAGCCGTCTCTACCAGAGCTTGGAGTTCCCTAGCAGCTGCCTCCTGTTCCCCATCACCAGCATCGAGTACCAGTGGATCCAGGGCCGGCTCAAGGCCGAGCAG CTGGAGGAGCTGGCCAGCTCGTTCAGCTCCCTGCTGGCCTATGGCCTCTCCCTCATCCGGAGGTTCCGGTCTGTCTTCCCCCTCTCGGTGCCTGACTCCCCAGCCCGGCTGCAGTCCCTTCTCAG GGTCCTGGTACAGATGTGCAAGATGAAGGCCTTTGGGGAACTGTGCCCAGACAGCGCTCCCCTGCCCAGCCTGGTGACTGAGGCACTGCGG GCTGGCACCGTGGGATGGTTCCACCTGAAGCAGCAGCACCATCAGCCCATGGTGCAG GGGCTGCTGGAGATGGGCAAGGCGTTACTGAGCCTGGTACAGGACATCATTGGGGACCTGCACCAGTGCCAGCGCATGTGGAACAAGATCTTCCATAA CGTACTCAAGATCGACCTCTTCTCTATGGCTTTCCTGGAGCTGCAGTGGCTG GTGGCCAAGCGGGTGCAAGACTACATCGCGATGGTGGGCGGCTCGGTGACCCCGGAGGTAGGCGAGAGCCTGTTCCAGCTCTACGTCAGCCTCAAGGAGCTCTACCAGCTGGGCCCGCACCCCTCGGAGAG GGATGGCGTCCTGGCCCTGGAAGGCTTCCACCGCTGGTTCCAGCCGGCCATCCCGTCCTGGCTGCAAAAAACCTACAGTGTAGCCCTGGCGCGCGTGCAGCGCGCGGTACAGATGGACCAG CTGGTGCCCCTGGGGGAACTGACCAAGCATAGCACCTCCGCTGTGGATCTGTCCACCTGCTTCGCCCAGATCAGCCACACCGCCCGGCAGCTGGACTGGCCTGACCCGGAGGAGGCCTTCATGATCACTGTCAAGTTTGTGGAG gaCACCTGTCGGCTGGCCCTGGTGTACTGCAGCCTTATAAAGGCCCGTGCCCAGGAGCTCTCTGCAGGCCAGGACCAAGGCCAGGCGGCTAACATG CTGTGCGTGGTGGTGAATGACATGGAGCAGCTGCGGCTGGTGATCGGCAAGCTGCCCACCCAGCTGGCGTGGGAGGCGTTGGAGCAGCGGGTGGGGGCTGTGCTGGAGCAGGAGCAGCTGCAGAACACGCTGCATGCCCAGCTGCAGGGCGCCCTGGCTGGGCTGGGCCATGAGATCCGAACCGGCGTCCGCACCTTGGCCAAGCAG CTGGAGGCGGGCATTGCCAAGCATATCCAGAAACTCGTGGGCATCAGGGAGTCCGTCCTGCCTGAAGAC GCCATTCTGCCTCTGATGAAGTTCCTGGAGGTGAAGCTCTGCTACATGAACACCAACTTGGTGCAGGAGAACTTCAGCAG CCTCCTGAGTCTGCTCTGGACACACACGCTCTCGGTGCTGGCGGAGGTGGCTGCCTCCCAGCGGAGCTGCCCCCTGGCCTGTAGCAGGCTGAAGTTTGCACTACAG AACCTGGAGATCTGCTTCTACGCAGAGGGCTGTGGCCTGCCGCCCGAGGCCCTGCACACCGCCACCTTTCAG GCAGCAACCACCTCCGAGGAGCTCGGGGCCGTCACCGTTAAGGCCTCCTACCGCCCCTCCGAGCAGAAGCTGCGTGTGGAGCTGCTCAGCGCCTCCAACCTACTGCCCCTGGACTCCAATG GCTCCAGCGACCCCTTTGTCCAGCTGACCTTGGAACCCAGGCATGAGTTCCCTGAGCTGGCCCCCCGGGAGACCCAAAAGCACAAGAAGGACCTTCACCCTCTGTTTGATGAGACCTTTGAATT CCTGGTGCCTGCTGAGCCATGCCAGAAGGACGGGGCGTGCCTCCTGCTCACGGTGCTGGACCACGACAGGCTGGGGACTGATGACCTGGAGGGGGAGGCCTTCCTGCCACTGCGCTCCGTGCCCGGCCTGacagggatggaggaacctggcgaAGTGCCTCAGACCCGCCTGCCCCTCACCTACCCTGCACCCAACG GGGATCTGATCCTGCAGCTGCTGGAGAGCCGGAAGGGTGACCGAGAGGCCCAGGCGTTTGTGCGGCTGCGGCGGCAGCGAGCCAAGCAGGCCTCCCACCAGCACAGCCTGCAGCCGGGGCGGTAG
- the UNC13D gene encoding protein unc-13 homolog D isoform X2: MDPSHGRPGDKEGGSGAGPPGGLPQEQIEPSSHHLSPEERALLYEEALYTVLYRLGQPEPNHVGESSELLRYLQEAFRMEPEEHQQMLKRVQQLEKPVFCLKATVKQAKGILGKDVSGFSDPYCLLGIEQGMTVSGGSPGLRRRQKAVVRHTIPEEQTHRTQVVTQTLNPVWDETFILEFEDISNASFHLDMWDMDAVESVRQKLGELTDLHGLRRIFKEARKEKGQDDFLGNVVLRLQDLRCREDHWYPLEPCTDTYPDRGQCHLQFQFIHKRRATKASRSQPSYTVHLHLLQQLVSHEVTQHQAGSTSWDGSLSSQAATILFLHATQKDLSDFHRSLAQWLAYSRLYQSLEFPSSCLLFPITSIEYQWIQGRLKAEQLEELASSFSSLLAYGLSLIRRFRSVFPLSVPDSPARLQSLLRVLVQMCKMKAFGELCPDSAPLPSLVTEALRAGTVGWFHLKQQHHQPMVQGLLEMGKALLSLVQDIIGDLHQCQRMWNKIFHNVLKIDLFSMAFLELQWLVAKRVQDYIAMVGGSVTPEVGESLFQLYVSLKELYQLGPHPSERDGVLALEGFHRWFQPAIPSWLQKTYSVALARVQRAVQMDQLVPLGELTKHSTSAVDLSTCFAQISHTARQLDWPDPEEAFMITVKFVEDTCRLALVYCSLIKARAQELSAGQDQGQAANMLCVVVNDMEQLRLVIGKLPTQLAWEALEQRVGAVLEQEQLQNTLHAQLQGALAGLGHEIRTGVRTLAKQLEAGIAKHIQKLVGIRESVLPEDAILPLMKFLEVKLCYMNTNLVQENFSSLLSLLWTHTLSVLAEVAASQRSCPLACSRLKFALQNLEICFYAEGCGLPPEALHTATFQALQRDLELQAASSRELVSKYFCCRLEQQAATTSEELGAVTVKASYRPSEQKLRVELLSASNLLPLDSNGSSDPFVQLTLEPRHEFPELAPRETQKHKKDLHPLFDETFEFLVPAEPCQKDGACLLLTVLDHDRLGTDDLEGEAFLPLRSVPGLTGMEEPGEVPQTRLPLTYPAPNGDLILQLLESRKGDREAQAFVRLRRQRAKQASHQHSLQPGR; encoded by the exons ATGGACCCGAGCCATGGCAGGCCAGGGGACAAGGAAGGTGGCTCAGGGGCAGGACCCCCAGGAGGCCTGCCGCAGGAACAG ATCGAGCCTTCATCCCACCACTTGTCGCCTGAGGAG CGGGCCCTGCTCTACGAGGAAGCTCTCTACACCGTCCTGTACCGGCTGGGGCAGCCAGAGCCCAACCATGTGGGGGAGTCCTCCGAGCTGCTGCGGTACCTGCAGGAG GCCTTCCGCATGGAGCCCGAGGAGCATCAGCAGATGCTAAAGCGCGTCCAGCAGCTGGAG AAACCAGTCTTTTGTCTGAAAGCAACGGTGAAACAAGCTAAGGGTATCCTGGGCAAGGATGTCAGCG ggttCAGTGACCCCTACTGCCTGCTGGGCATCGAGCAGGGGATGACAGTGTCCGGGGGCAGCCCAGGCCTCCGGCGCCGGCAGAAGGCCGTGGTGAGGCACACCATCCCCGAAGAGCAGACGCACCGCACCCAGGTCGTCACCCAGACCCTCAACCCTGTGTGGGACGAGACGTTCATCCT AGAGTTTGAGGACATAAGCAACGCCAGCTTTCATCTGGACATGTG GGACATGGACGCCGTGGAGTCCGTCAGACAGAAGCTCGGGGAGCTCACAGACCTGCATGGGCTGCGAAG GATATTTAAGGAGGCCCGGAAGGAAAAAGGCCAGGACGACTTCCTGGGGAACGTAGTTCTCAGACTACAG GACCTGCGCTGCCGGGAGGATCACTGGTACCCCCTGGAGCCCTGCACGGACACCTACCCGGACCGCGGCCAGTGTCACCTCCAGTTCCAGTTTATCCACAAGCGG AGAGCCACCAAGGCCAGCCGCTCCCAGCCCAGCTACACagtccacctccacctcctgcaGCAGCTGGTGTCCCATGAGGTCACCCAGCACCAG GCTGGCAGCACCTCCTGGGACGGGTCATTGAGCTCCCAGGCGGCCACCATTCTCTTCCTCCATGCCACGCAGAAGGACCTGTCGGACTTCCACCGGTCCCTGGC GCAGTGGCTGGCCTACAGCCGTCTCTACCAGAGCTTGGAGTTCCCTAGCAGCTGCCTCCTGTTCCCCATCACCAGCATCGAGTACCAGTGGATCCAGGGCCGGCTCAAGGCCGAGCAG CTGGAGGAGCTGGCCAGCTCGTTCAGCTCCCTGCTGGCCTATGGCCTCTCCCTCATCCGGAGGTTCCGGTCTGTCTTCCCCCTCTCGGTGCCTGACTCCCCAGCCCGGCTGCAGTCCCTTCTCAG GGTCCTGGTACAGATGTGCAAGATGAAGGCCTTTGGGGAACTGTGCCCAGACAGCGCTCCCCTGCCCAGCCTGGTGACTGAGGCACTGCGG GCTGGCACCGTGGGATGGTTCCACCTGAAGCAGCAGCACCATCAGCCCATGGTGCAG GGGCTGCTGGAGATGGGCAAGGCGTTACTGAGCCTGGTACAGGACATCATTGGGGACCTGCACCAGTGCCAGCGCATGTGGAACAAGATCTTCCATAA CGTACTCAAGATCGACCTCTTCTCTATGGCTTTCCTGGAGCTGCAGTGGCTG GTGGCCAAGCGGGTGCAAGACTACATCGCGATGGTGGGCGGCTCGGTGACCCCGGAGGTAGGCGAGAGCCTGTTCCAGCTCTACGTCAGCCTCAAGGAGCTCTACCAGCTGGGCCCGCACCCCTCGGAGAG GGATGGCGTCCTGGCCCTGGAAGGCTTCCACCGCTGGTTCCAGCCGGCCATCCCGTCCTGGCTGCAAAAAACCTACAGTGTAGCCCTGGCGCGCGTGCAGCGCGCGGTACAGATGGACCAG CTGGTGCCCCTGGGGGAACTGACCAAGCATAGCACCTCCGCTGTGGATCTGTCCACCTGCTTCGCCCAGATCAGCCACACCGCCCGGCAGCTGGACTGGCCTGACCCGGAGGAGGCCTTCATGATCACTGTCAAGTTTGTGGAG gaCACCTGTCGGCTGGCCCTGGTGTACTGCAGCCTTATAAAGGCCCGTGCCCAGGAGCTCTCTGCAGGCCAGGACCAAGGCCAGGCGGCTAACATG CTGTGCGTGGTGGTGAATGACATGGAGCAGCTGCGGCTGGTGATCGGCAAGCTGCCCACCCAGCTGGCGTGGGAGGCGTTGGAGCAGCGGGTGGGGGCTGTGCTGGAGCAGGAGCAGCTGCAGAACACGCTGCATGCCCAGCTGCAGGGCGCCCTGGCTGGGCTGGGCCATGAGATCCGAACCGGCGTCCGCACCTTGGCCAAGCAG CTGGAGGCGGGCATTGCCAAGCATATCCAGAAACTCGTGGGCATCAGGGAGTCCGTCCTGCCTGAAGAC GCCATTCTGCCTCTGATGAAGTTCCTGGAGGTGAAGCTCTGCTACATGAACACCAACTTGGTGCAGGAGAACTTCAGCAG CCTCCTGAGTCTGCTCTGGACACACACGCTCTCGGTGCTGGCGGAGGTGGCTGCCTCCCAGCGGAGCTGCCCCCTGGCCTGTAGCAGGCTGAAGTTTGCACTACAG AACCTGGAGATCTGCTTCTACGCAGAGGGCTGTGGCCTGCCGCCCGAGGCCCTGCACACCGCCACCTTTCAG GCTCTGCAGAGGGACCTGGAGCTGCAGGCGGCCTCCAGTCGGGAGCTCGTCAGCAAGTACTTCTGCTGCCGCCTCGAGCAGCAG GCAGCAACCACCTCCGAGGAGCTCGGGGCCGTCACCGTTAAGGCCTCCTACCGCCCCTCCGAGCAGAAGCTGCGTGTGGAGCTGCTCAGCGCCTCCAACCTACTGCCCCTGGACTCCAATG GCTCCAGCGACCCCTTTGTCCAGCTGACCTTGGAACCCAGGCATGAGTTCCCTGAGCTGGCCCCCCGGGAGACCCAAAAGCACAAGAAGGACCTTCACCCTCTGTTTGATGAGACCTTTGAATT CCTGGTGCCTGCTGAGCCATGCCAGAAGGACGGGGCGTGCCTCCTGCTCACGGTGCTGGACCACGACAGGCTGGGGACTGATGACCTGGAGGGGGAGGCCTTCCTGCCACTGCGCTCCGTGCCCGGCCTGacagggatggaggaacctggcgaAGTGCCTCAGACCCGCCTGCCCCTCACCTACCCTGCACCCAACG GGGATCTGATCCTGCAGCTGCTGGAGAGCCGGAAGGGTGACCGAGAGGCCCAGGCGTTTGTGCGGCTGCGGCGGCAGCGAGCCAAGCAGGCCTCCCACCAGCACAGCCTGCAGCCGGGGCGGTAG